GCAGTCGCTTCCATCAGGCACGCGAGGTAGATCCAGTGTTCGAGTTGTTGATTATTTTGACTCATGTGACTCGGTTTGATTGATGGTTAGCAGAAAACTGCGTACAACAGTATGTAAAGAGTCTTAATTATTCTGCTCTGCTTCTACTGGGAGTTTTTAATTTTGCAGGATGGTCTCGGAGAAATGAAGTCTCCGGCAACTTGATCTGCCCAGGTAACAGGAATTGATTTATGAGCCCTTCTATCGAGCGACAACAACTGCAAACCGTTCATATCGTGCCCCTGACCGCGTTTAATGAGAACGATCAACTCAATTTGGATGCACAGGCGGCGCATACAGCTAAATTGTATGAAGCCGGGATGCGTGTTTATCTGCCGGGGGCTGGTACGAGTGAATTTCATAGTCTGCGTCCAGAAGAGATTGTGGAACTTGTGAGAGTGACACGCGAAGTCACGGGGCCGGACACGTTGATTTTTGCCCCCATCGGGTATCAGGTGGGTATCGCTCGTCAGACTGCAGTCGATTGTATCGAAGCAGGTGCCACAGGCATCATGTTCATGCCGTTCGCGCACCCCTATATGAGCGATCGGGGGGCAGAAGAATATTATCTGAGTGTGATGGATGCCGCCAATTGCCCGACACTGTTCTACAAAAAAGCGGAGATTCCCACTGACGCACTGCTGTTGGAATTAGCCTCTGACGAGCGGTCGGTCGGGGTCAAGTATTCAGTGAACCAGATGCATCAGTTCCGGACAACGGTGAGTGCAGACAAACATGGTCTGGAGTGGATCTGTGGTTCGGCAGAACGCTTTGCCCCTTATTATATGCTGGCTGGATCTGGTGGATTTACCAGTGGTGCAGGTAACG
This genomic interval from Gimesia alba contains the following:
- a CDS encoding dihydrodipicolinate synthase family protein codes for the protein MSPSIERQQLQTVHIVPLTAFNENDQLNLDAQAAHTAKLYEAGMRVYLPGAGTSEFHSLRPEEIVELVRVTREVTGPDTLIFAPIGYQVGIARQTAVDCIEAGATGIMFMPFAHPYMSDRGAEEYYLSVMDAANCPTLFYKKAEIPTDALLLELASDERSVGVKYSVNQMHQFRTTVSADKHGLEWICGSAERFAPYYMLAGSGGFTSGAGNVCPHLSLAMHAAFASGAHAEGMRIQHQILPIEDYRARAGDSFNISMLKYAISLTGADFGPPRPPQRTLTSEQEAEIRELMEPILETEAELAQQKSPVS